GTCCACCGGGAGGATCAGCTCCACGCCGCGAGCCCGCGCCGCATCCAGCACCTCGCGCGCGGTCGCGACGCGATCCTCCTCCACCAGCGAGCGGCCGGTGCCGAGTCCCTGGGCCCGAGCGAAGGTGAACATCATGGCCCCCCCGATCAGCAGCCGATCCACCTTGCCCATCAGCGCCTGGATCACGTCGATCTTGCCCGAGATCTTGGCGCCGCCGAGCACCGCCGCGAACGGGCGCTTCGGCCGATCGAGAGCCTTGCCGAGGTATTCCAGCTCGCGCTGGATCAGGAAGCCCGCCACCGCCGGGCGGCACAGCCGCGGCACGCCTTCGGTCGAAGCGTGCGCGCGATGCGCCGTGCCGAACGCGTCGTCCACGTACATCTCGCCGAGCGCCGCGAGGCGCGCGGCGAATGCCGGGTCGTTGGCCTCTTCCTCGGCGTGGAAGCGCAGGTTCTCGAGCAGCAGCAGCTCGCCGTCGCGAAGCGCGGCGACCGCCGACTCGGCCGGCGGCCCCACGCAGTCGGGAGCGAAGGCGATCGTGCGCTTCATCAGCTCGCCGAGTTTCGCCGCCACCGGCGCCAGGCTGTACTTCGGATCGGGGCCGCCCTTGGGGCGCCCGAGGTGTGACATGAGGATCACGCGGGCGCCGCGATCCGACAGCCATTGGAGCGTCGGGATCGAGGCGCGAATCCGGGTGTCGTCGGCGACCCGGCCGTCTTTGAGCGGCACGTTGAAGTCCACCCGCACCAGCACCCGACGCGAGCGGGGCTCGAGCGTGGTCAGGTCCCGCTTGTGGTAGTCCACGGCGGCCCCCTCAGGCCATCTTGAGCAGCGCGTCCACCACCCGGTTCGAGAATCCCCACTCGTTGTCGTACCACGACAGCACCTTCACCATGTCGTTCTGCATCACGCTGGTGGAGAGCGAGTCGAAGATGCTGCTCGCCGGGTTGCCGATCACGTCGTTCGATACGATCGGATCCTCGCAGTACTC
Above is a genomic segment from Candidatus Sulfotelmatobacter sp. containing:
- a CDS encoding phosphoglycerate kinase produces the protein MDYHKRDLTTLEPRSRRVLVRVDFNVPLKDGRVADDTRIRASIPTLQWLSDRGARVILMSHLGRPKGGPDPKYSLAPVAAKLGELMKRTIAFAPDCVGPPAESAVAALRDGELLLLENLRFHAEEEANDPAFAARLAALGEMYVDDAFGTAHRAHASTEGVPRLCRPAVAGFLIQRELEYLGKALDRPKRPFAAVLGGAKISGKIDVIQALMGKVDRLLIGGAMMFTFARAQGLGTGRSLVEEDRVATAREVLDAARARGVELILPVDCVVSTATDGSAPARAVAIAELSANDIGVDIGPGTTRLFADRLRDCATVLWNGPMGIFEVPAFSEGTLQVARTLAEIGSRGAVTVVGGGDSVAAIQQSGLAERFTHLSTGGGASLEFLEGKVLPGIAVLDDAS